The following are from one region of the Corylus avellana chromosome ca1, CavTom2PMs-1.0 genome:
- the LOC132181296 gene encoding uncharacterized protein LOC132181296: MESLNNSLLARLGWKMTSNQSLSWVDSLRGLLKNRRLVEKGACISISSGVNVNVWNSPWIPLKPKFSPTPNANLVNFSTFTVVDLMIPGRQVPSCAGVFSMKSAYDLSFTMGGRPSHLSSKAWLVLWVLKLQARLKHLLWKVAWDILPSRDKIGRPISDWVIALLSPVAALGIPKVDVRKFQLFASLTMNFIWRARNLLIHEGTQPSPSSAIFQISNTFNHHNNAWRDLALPFVWTPPIADLLKGNFDVAVKGFFVVAVVVISDENGFIFATAIQKLVSTNVLQGEAHAALLVVLLAASLDLGPLSVEMDAILIA; this comes from the exons ATGGAGTCTTTGAATAATTCACTGCTTGCTAGGCTTGGTTGGAAGATGACTTCGAATCAATCTCTTTCTTGGGTTGACTCTCTTAGAG GATTGCTTAAGAATCGGAGGCTTGTTGAAAAGGGTGCCTGTATTAGTATTTCTTCTGGTGTTAATGTGAATGTTTGGAATTCTCCTTGGATTCCCTTGAAGCCTAAGTTTAGTCCCACTCCAAATGCTAACTTGGTGAATTTTTCAACTTTTACGGTAGTTGATCTTATGATTCCAGGTAGGCAG GTTCCTTCTTGTGCTGGGGTTTTTTCTATGAAGTCTGCTTATGATCTTTCCTTCACTATGGGTGGCAGGCCCTCTCATCTCTCCTCAAAAGCTTGGTTGGTCCTTTGGGTTCTAAAACTCCAAGCTAGGTTAAAACATCTCTTATGGAAGGTGGCTTGGGACATTTTGCCTTCTAGAGATAAAATTGGAAG ACCTATTTCTGATTGGGTGATAGCTCTCCTTTCTCCAGTGGCTGCTCTAGGTATTCCTAAGGTTGATGTGCGCAAATTCCAGCTTTTTGCTTCCCTTACTATGAATTTTATTTGGAGAGCTAGGAATCTGTTGATTCACGAAGGTACACAACCTTCTCCGAGTTCAGCAATTTTTCAAATCTCCAATACTTTTAATCATCATAATAATGCTTGGAGGGATCTTgctcttcctttcgtttggacgCCTCCGATAGCAGATTTGTTAAAAGGGAATTTTGATGTTGCGGTGAAAGGCTTCTTTGTTGTTGCTGTAGTGGTGATCAGTGATGAAAATGGTTTCATTTTTGCAACTGCTATTCAGAAACTAGTTTCCACGAATGTTTTACAAGGTGAAGCTCATGCAGCCCTTTTGGTGGTTCTTTTGGCTGCTTCTTTGGATTTGGGTCCTCTCTCGGTGGAAATGGATGCTATCCtt ATTGCAtaa
- the LOC132181378 gene encoding uncharacterized protein LOC132181378 yields MDAQILAAAKVLPDATKIESFDGNNFKRWQQKVLAVLDFTKISSALTEPRPDEESEEQSKELRDWEMANTLCVNTILNSLSNELFDVYCHFTIARDLWDELVGRYVIEDEGTKKFAASNFLHFQMTDEKSITSQIHEFHNIVAELTKEGNGLPESFMTQCLVEKLPDSWKEYKLHFKQKKTFMSLQQTIVHIKIEERNRSLEKVNKAKEIISKANLVEERSIRPPQHYKKFDHKPKRKLWNDKKRFNTSHSLIQKKKVICFACGKSGHYAAACKQRTTNNYKGSISKNKANVTEVEEIIAAVVSEANMTTEVKGWVIDSASTRHICGNKEDLSSYTPIKENTERVIVGDNRSVPVVGKGKALLKLTSR; encoded by the coding sequence atggATGCACAAATTCTTGCTGCTGCTAAAGTTCTTCCAGATGCTACAAAAATTGAATCTTttgatggaaataattttaaacgttGGCAACAAAAGGTTCTTGCAGTTTTAGACTTTACAAAAATCTCTAGTGCTCTAACTGAGCCTAGACCGGATGAGGAATCTGAAGAACAATCCAAAGAATTAAGAGATTGGGAAATGGCTAATACATTATGTGTGAATACTATATTGAATTCTTTATCTAATGAATTGTTTGATGTTTATTGCCATTTTACTATTGCTAGAGATTTATGGGATGAATTAGTTGGTAGATATGTGATTGAGGATGAGGGTACTAAGAAATTTGCTGCAAgcaatttcttacattttcaaatgactgaTGAAAAGAGTATTACTTCTCAAATTCATGAGTTTCATAACATAGTTGCTGAATTAACCAAAGAGGGTAATGGTCTACCCGAAAGTTTTATGACCCAGTGTCTTGTTGAAAAATTACCCGACTCTTGGAAGGAGTATAAACtccatttcaaacaaaagaagacTTTCATGAGTCTTCAACAAACCATAGTGCatattaaaatagaagaaaggaaTAGGTCTTTGGAAAAGGTTAACAaagctaaggaaattatttccAAAGCTAATTTAGTAGAAGAGAGATCTATTAGGCCTCcacaacactacaagaaatttgaccATAAGCCCAAAAGAAAACTTTGGAATGATAAGAAAAGATTCAACACATCTCATTctctaatacaaaagaaaaaggtcatTTGTTTTGCTTGTGGCAAATCAGGTCATTATGCAGCGGCATGTAAACAGAGGACCACCAACAACTACAAAGGATCAATATCAAAAAACAAGGCAAATGTGACGGAAGTGGAAGAGATCATTGCAGCTGTCGTATCTGAAGCTAACATGACCACGGAAGTAAAAGGATGGGTGATTGATTCCGCATCTACTAGGCACATTTGTGGAAATAAAGAAGACTTATCCTCCTACACACCAATAAAGGAAAATACTGAGCGGGTAATTGTTGGAGACAATAGATCTGTGCCTGTGGTAGGCAAAGGGAAAGCTCTCTTAAAGCTAACTTCGAGGTAA